The genomic region AAATAAAAAGATTATGAAGAAATCAAATTATAGTACGAAAGAGGCTAATATCTTCTGAACTTCATAAATATCGACGCTTTTATTAAAACGTTTGCTTATCGATGGTTGCTGCTCTCCTGAAATCCAGATCTTAAGCTCGGCATCAAGATCAAAACTACCCGCGGTTTCCACACTAAATCTAGAAATACTCTTGTAAGTAGCAGAAAAGTATTCTATTTTTCTGCCGGTTAATCCCTGTATATCTACAAGAATTAATCGTTTATTGGTGAAAATAAAAGTATCTCGAATTAGCTGAAAACCTGCTTCAATATTTTCAGATGGAATTAATAATTTATGATATTTCTCCTGTAATTGTTCTTTACTTATTGCTCCTGCATTTCCTAATAATGATGAAAATAGACTCATGATTTTTTGAATTTAATGAATAAAAAAGCTGCCGTTAAGTTACAAATCCGTAGAGTATAACTTAAAAGCAGCCTTAATAAATATTTGTTATAATTTATCGAATATTGATTCGATGTAGAGAAGCTTTCATTAATTTTTAAGCGATTGCATATCGATTACAAAACGGTATTTCACATCGTTACTGGTCACGCGATCGTAAGCTTCATTAATATTTTGCATGTTGATCATCTCTATATCTGAAACAATATTATGTTCGCCACAAAAATCTAACATCTCCTGCGTTTCTCTGATACCACCAATAAGCGATCCGGCCAGGCTTTTTCTTCCCATTATTAATCCACCTCCGTGAAATTCCAGTGGTTCTATTGCTCCAACCATCACCATGGTAGCATCTCTTTTTAATAAACCAATGTATGGGTTTAAGTCGTGTTTTACGGGAACGGTATTTAGAAGAAAGT from Zunongwangia profunda SM-A87 harbors:
- a CDS encoding PH domain-containing protein produces the protein MSLFSSLLGNAGAISKEQLQEKYHKLLIPSENIEAGFQLIRDTFIFTNKRLILVDIQGLTGRKIEYFSATYKSISRFSVETAGSFDLDAELKIWISGEQQPSISKRFNKSVDIYEVQKILASFVL